From Lactobacillus sp. PV012:
ACAAATTCCTAAAATTGGAATTCCTAAATTAAAAATCTTTGGATTCACTTTAAAAGCTTCTGCATCATAAACACTATTAGGCCCACCTGAGAAGATAATTCCTTTAGGATTTATTTCTTTAATTTTCTCTAGTGAAATATCATGGGGTAAAAGTTCTGAATAAATGCCAAAATCACGTAAGCGTCTAGTAATTAATTGATTATATTGACTCCCAAAATCTAATACTATTATTTTATCAAAATCTTTATGTATGTTTTCCACTTGCAACCTCTTTCTTAATGGATATTATTGCTATAGTTAGGGGCACTTTTGGCAATTTGAACATCATGGGGATGTGATTCACGCAAACCAGCATTAGTAATTTGAACAAATTGACTTTCTTCAATTAATTCGTGAATATCTTTTGCTCCTACATATCCCATTCCTGCTCGCAGACCTCCATCAATTTGATAAATAATGTCACTTACATCACCTTTATAAGGGACCAAAGCTTCAATTCCTTCAGGAACTAATTTATTAGCTTCATTAACCCCACCTTGGAAATAACGATCGGAAGATCCATGTTGCTGTGACATGGCCCCAATTGAGCCCATGCCACGATAAGATTTGTATTTTTTCCCTTCATTTACAAAAATTGTTCCCGGAGCTTCCGTAGTTCCTGAAAGCATAGAGCCTAGCATGACAGCATTTCCGCCTGCTGCCAATGCTTTTACCACATCTCCTGAGTACTTTATTCCACCATCCGCAATGATTGTTTTATGATACTTTTTAGCAGCTTGAGCAGCATCATAAATTGCTGTAATCTGTGGTACTCCTACACCTGCTACTACTCGCGTAGTACAAATTGAACCAGGACCAATACCTACTTTGACAACATCAACACCGGCTTCAAATAGCGCCTCTGCTCCACTTTGAGTAGCTACATTTCCCGCAATTAAAGTAATATCTGAAAAATGTTTCCGGATCTCTGCAATTTTTCGCAAGACACCGGCTGAATGACCATGAGCTGTATCAATAACAATGGCATCTACACCGGCTTTAATTAAACCATTTGCTCTTTCAAAAGTATCACTCGTAATCCCAACAGCCGCTGCTACAAGCAGACGATTATTTTTATCTAAACTCGGATGCGGTAAATCCTTATTAATAGTTTTAGATTTTACAGTTACAACCTCTTGCGCCTGCGCTGGAATAGATAAATTTTTGTGAATAACACCTAAGCCGCCATTTTCAGCCATTGCAATTGCCATTTGTGCTTCAGTAACTGTATCCATCCCTGCCGAAATTAATGGTAAATGTAACTTCAAGTTTGGAGCTAGCTCAACTCCCAATTCAACCTCATTAGGCAAAATATGACTTTCAGCTGGAATAAGTAACACATCATCAAATGTTAAGCCTTTTTTAGCAAATTTATCTTCCCATGCACTCATTGTAATATCCTTTCAAAAACTTGATTTTCACTTATTCCGATAAAAAAAGCTTTATTGTCTCTAAGGCAATAAAGCTTTGGTATTGACCTATAGTCCAGAATTTCCGGTTCTGGGTAGAGACTGTCGACCATATTTCGACGTTATATAAGTGAATTTTATTTAAATAATTGTTTAACAGTTTAGCATGTTTTTTCCTATCAAGCAAGTTACGAAAAACATAAGCTACTTTCTTAAACGATGGATAAAATAAGCTACCAGATAAATTACAACCTCAATCATTGAAATGAAGAAGGTTACTGGTAAATTTGTCAAATAACCCAAAACTAATCCTACCCATACTCCAAAAAGAGCAATTCCAATTGACCAAATAGTCATCGAGCCGATACTGCGTCCTAAATAACGAGCAGTAGACGATGGTAGAGTCAACAAAATAAATACTAATAATGACCCAACAATCTGCGATCCAATCGCTACAGCCATTGCCAATACAATTAAAAAAATTATTGAGACTAAACCTGTATTCAAGTGATGACTTTTTGCTCCAATCGGATCAAAGGAATCATAATTTAGACTCCCTAAGACTGCTGCAATGAGCACTAAGACAATAATTGATAAGATGACCATCTGAATTACACCAGAACGATCAACACCAATAATACTCCCAAATAAGATACTAGTAGCGTAGCGGCTGTTTTCACCTGAAATCGCTAAAAATAAGACACCTAACCCAATAAAAAGGGCACTTATGGCTGAAATTGCAGATTCTTTTTGGTTAGTTTTAAGGGTTAATTCTCCTACACCTAAGGATCCTAATAACGTAAACAAAAGCATTCCCCATAACGGTTGCCAACCAAAAAAGGCCGCAAACGCACCACCAGCAAATCCAATTTCAGACAAAGTATGGGCTAAAAAACTATAACTACGCGCTACTACATATACTCCTACTACACCACATGTTATAGCAATAAATGTACTTGCTAAAAAAGCATAGCGCATAAATGCATATGAGACCATTACTCACTTCCCTCCTTATTAAAGTTTGCCATCTTTCCAGCCTGCATTTCTTTATTTTCAAAAAGCAAATAATCCTTCATATATTTTCTTGCTAAAGGAATATCATGGGTAGTAAACAACACAGTGATGCCGTGTTCTTCATTCAAATGCTTTATTAAAGCCATTAATTCTTCCTTAGCATTCGGATCTAAACTTGCAGTTGCTTCATCCAAAATAATAAAATTAGGATTATTAATTAAGGCCTGAGCTAAATAGGCACGCTGTTTTTGCCCTCCGGAAGCCTCTCCCATTCGAGTATTTTGAATTTCAGTTAAATTAGTTTCTTGTAAAATGTGATTTACACGCTCTTTAATTTTTTTATTTTTAAATAAAGGTGTATTAAGTTCGATAAAAGATTTAATTGACAAGGGATAGTCTGCTTCTAAATTCCTAAACTGCGGAACATAGCCAATTTTAGTATCCGGAGAAAATGTTACTTTCCCACTAGTTGGATGAATCATACCCATCAAAATTCTAATTAAGGTTGTTTTCCCAGTTCCATTTGCACCTAATAGCGCAGTCATTGAACCTTTTTCTAAAGTAAAGTTGACATTCTTGAAAACTATTTTATCCTCAAATTTCATTGATAAGTTCTCAACAGTCAATGCGGTATTTTCCAATTTCACCCATCCTTTCTAATGTAATTAATCTTACCACAAAAGAAAAAGCACTACGACACCGTAGTACTTTTTCTTTTGAATCTAATTGTTTATTCATCTGGATCTTCAGATACAGGTTTCTTCCAACGACTCATAATTACACCAGCTAAAATTGAACCGATAATAACTGATAAGAAGTAACCCCAAATATTAGTTGCAAGTGGTGATACCCAGAATCCACCGTGAGGAGCAGGAACTCCAACATGCCAAATTCCTACTAAAGCACCAGCAATACCTGAACCAATCATACATGATGGAATAACACGACCTGGGTCTGCTACAGCAAATGGAATTGCACCTTCAGTAATGAATGAGAATCCTAGTACCCAGTTTGAAACTCCTGCACGACGTTCTTCCTTAGTGTATTTATTCTTAAAGAAAGTAGTACCAATCGCAGTAGCAAATGGTGGAACCATTCCTCCAACCATAACAGCAGCCATTAAGATAGCAGCAGTAACTGATTTTGGATCATTAGCAAATGCACCGGAAGCAAATACGTAAGCAGCCTTGTTGAAAGGACCACCCATATCAATAGCCATCATGGCTGCAAGAACAGTAGTCAAAATAGCTAAGTTAGCAGTACCCATACTGTTTAAGAAGTGAGTAATAGCTAAGTTAATTCCTGAGAAAATTGGGTTTACAATGTAGTACATTAACAAAGCAATAATCAATAATCCCAAGATTGGATATAGAAGCATTGGCTTCATACCTTCAACAGATTTTGGTAACTTAGCAAAGATCTTCTTAAGCAAGACCATAATGTAACCTGCTAAGAAACCTGCAGCAAGTCCACCTAAGAATCCTGATGGTGAAGCAGTTTTAGCACCCATTACACTGGCTGTGTAAGTGCCACCATATGCGCCACCATAAACTGTAGCCATAAAACCACCAACAAAACCTGGCATTAAGGCTGGTAAATCACCAATTGATTCAGCGATATAAGCAGCTAGTACTGGTACCATGAAAGCAAAGGCCATATTACCTGCATTGTTTAAGAAAATAAATGCTGGATTGTTTGCTCCACCAGCAAAGTAGTTTTCCACAATGAAGGAAATAGCCATTAAGATACCACCACCAATGATGAATGGCAACATGTGGCTAATACCACTCATTAAGTGTTTGTAGATGGTTGCCCAAACACCTTGTTTTTCTTTACCACTATCATCAGAACTTGAAGCACTGCTATCAGCATGATAAATTGGAGCTTTATTTTCCAAAATATCTTCAATCAATTCTTTAGGGTGGTTAATCCCATCAACAACTGGCTTAATTACAACTTCTTTACCGTTGAAACGTGGCATATCAACCTTTTTATCAGAAGCAATGATAACACCCTTAGCTTCTTTAATTTCTTCTGGGGTTAATTTATCCTTAACACCTTCAGAACCATTTGTTTCAATGCGAACGTCCACACCCATCTTTTTACCGGCTTTAATTAAAGCTTCTTGGGCCATATAGGTGTGAGCAATACCGTTGATACATGCAGTAACTCCAACGATTAAAGGTTTCTTTTTATCATCTGGAGTTGAGTCTTTCTTTGATGCTGCGGCTTTTCTTGCTTCAGCATCAGCTTTATCTTGGGCATCTTTTTCTGCTTCAGCTAACTTAAAGATATCAATAACTTCTTCAGGTGATTTAGCTGCCTTTAAAGCATTAACAACATCGGGATTGATTAACAAACTTGATAATTTTGCTAAAGCTTGTAAGTGAGTATTATCAGCACCAGCTGGAGCTGTAATCATAAAGAATAAGTGAACTGGTTGACCATCTAAAGCATTATAGTCAATTCCCTTAGGACTTTTTGCAAAAAGCACTGCGGCACGATTAATATATTTATTACGTGCGTGTGGCATTGCAATTCCTTCACCAATCCCAGTGGTTGATTCATTTTCACGAGCCCAAATTGATTTAATGAATTCATCTTCATTATTTACAACCCCTTGCGCTACTTCTAAGTCAGCCATTTCTTTAATAGCTTCCTTTTGAGTAGTTGCTTTAAGGTCCATAATCATTAAATCAGGACTTAAAAGATCCTCAATTTTCATATCATTTCCCTTTCTTAAAAATTACTCTACTTCTTCAACTTTAATGTCAGGTAAAGTTGCTTCGATTTGACTTCTAACTGCAATATCTTCAGTAAAGGCAGTAGCTCCTCCACAAGCCATTCCCATTCTAAAGGCTTCAACAGGATTCTTAGTCTTATAATAAGTACCCACAAATCCTGCAATCATTGAATCACCTGCACCAACTGAGTTTACTGCAGTACCAATTGCAGGAGTTCCATGATAAACATGGTCCTTAGTTACTAAGTAACCACCATCGCCCGCCATTGAAATCATGACATTTTGGGCACCCATCTTGAGCAACTTTTTAGCAGCTTCAAGCATTTCTTCATTATTTGAAAAAGTAGTATGGAACAAATCAGCTAATTCATGATGATTTGGCTTAATAACTAAAGGTTTGTATTCCAAAGTATCAAGTAAAGCTTCTCCAGTAGTATCAATTGCAAATTGGGCACCAGCTTCTTTAATAGTTGGTAATAATTGCTTATAAAAATCAGTTGGTAAACTTGGTCCTAAACTACCACTTAAAACTACAATATCGCCCTCTTGCAAATCATCTAAGCGAGCTTTAAAAGCAGTAATTTCTTGCGCATCAATCTTAGGACCAGCCGCATTAATTTCTGTTTCTTTTTGAGCATGAATCTTAACGTTAACACGGGTATCATCACTGATAGTCACAAAATCACTTTCGATTTTTTTGACATTTAATTGGCGAACTAATTCTTTACCAGTAAATCCTCCGACAAAACCCCAAGCTGTATTTTCAACAGAGAGTTGATTAAGAATTTGTGATACATTAATTCCCTTTCCACCTGCTAAAAATTGGCAATCATTAGAACGGTTTACTTCTCCAGCATTTACTTTTTTTAATTGCATTACGTAATCTAGTGCTGGATTAACCGTAACAGTATAAATCATTATTTTGCCTCCTCAAACTTTAACTCCTTTGGTAGAAGAAGTTTTTGCTTACTTGATAATTGATTGGTAATTAAAACTGCATTTTCTGTATTAGATAAACTTGCAAAATTTGAAGTTCCAATCTTACTGTCATCCATTAAGATAAAACTTCTTTTTGCTTGAATAATAGCCGTCTGTTTTATCTCAGCTTCACTTGGATCTGGGGTAGTAAACTTACCTTGTTTATTTAAACCATTGGCTCCAATAAATGCAGTTGAAAAATTCATTGCTTGCATCTGCTTGATGGTAGAACTTCCAATAACCGCATTGGTTTGTTGCTTAATCTCTCCACCTAAAATTTGGGTTGAAATTCCAGCATCAATACATGCTAAGGCTGTATCTACTCCGTTAGTAATTACATGAAGGTCAGGAATATCTTTTAAAAAATTAATCATTTCATAAATAGTTGTTCCTGCATCTAAAAACAAATGCTCTGCTGAACTAATCTTTTTTGCAGCATACGCAGCAAGTCGATGTTTCTTGTCAATATTTAAATTAAATCTTACTTGTTGCTCTACATCACGAGAATAATTTTGCACTGAGCGTGCACCACCATGGACTCTAACAATAAGTCCACGCTTCTCCATCTCAATTAAATCTCGTCTGATGGTTGATTCTGACGAATTTGTCAATTTACATAACTCTGCTACTCGGCAGATGTCTTTATCATTGATGTAAGCAGCAATCGCTTGTTGACGCTTTTCCGTCAGCATCTCTTACCACCTCTATCTAATATGATAACCGCTTACATTATAAAAAGCAATCAAAATTAATCATTTTAATTCAAAATAATTCATTTTAATTCAAAAAAATAATTTGAGTTAAAGAACTCAAATTATTTTTACTTATACAAATATTTTTTTGTGGCCTCTTTAGGATCCATCCCATTACGGATGTTTTGCGCTAATTCTATAGAAACATCTGCAATAATTGATTGAGGATCAATAACATTATAAGGATGATCTGGTGCCTGCTCTTGAGCTAAAGAAAGTTCAGTACAACCTAACAGTATCACATTACAGTTATATTTATCATGCATTGTCTTTAAAATCTTATGGTAAAGTTTTTTATCAACAATCCCTTTTTCTTTAATATTACTGTAAATGAGCTCATTAACCATAGGCTGGATTTCAGGACCACCTAATTCAACTTTTTTTCCAACTTTTTCTAATTCATCAGCATACAGATGATCATAAATTGATCCTTCAGTAGCAATTAAGCCAATTTTATCTTCTTTAGGATAATTATCTACAAAATTATGAACTGCAATTCTCATCATATGCAAAAAAGGAACGTCAGTTAATGCAGCTAAATCATCATAAAAATAGTGAGCTGTATTGCAGACCATTATAATAAAATCAGGATTTAGCTTCGATTGATTTTCTATATCATCTTTTAAATCATAGAAAAAATTAGGTTTAGTATGATCCATAATATATGCTGTTCTATCTGGAACTTGAGCATCATTTACAAGTAAATAATTTAAATAGTCCTGGTCACGTTCTGCTTTTATCCGATGATTAATCAATCTTACATAGCTCTCAGTAGCAAGGGTCCCCATGCCACCAATTATTGAAAAAAAGTGTTTCATACTTTCTTTTCCTAACTAATTAGTCTTCGCCTTTTTCCAATTCTTTAAGAATACTTTCAGCAACCTTAATATCAGTTGGATATGGCGTATCAATTCCACGAATCTTTTGGAAAGGATCTGCTCCCTTTCCACAAATTAAGACTACATCATCTTTTCCAGCCAATTCTATTGCTTCATGGATAGCCTTTTCACGATCCAGCTCGATCTCAACATCTACTTTATCATGGTCAATGCCTGCATCAATTTCTTCAGCAATACTCAAAGGATCTTCAAACCCTGGATCATCAGTAGTCAAAAATACTTTATCAGCATAAGCTGTTAAACTTTCACTAAAGCCTGGACGCCGTGAAACTCCCTTATCTCCTGGAGCTCCTACCACTACAATAATTCTTGGATTATTAAATTCTTTTCGCATGAAACTCATTAAAGCCATCATTGAAGCTTTATTATGAGCATAATCAACAACAATTGTACCATGCTTCTTACTTGGCAAAGTTTCCATACGCCCTGGAATTGTCACATGGCGAATTCCTTTGGCAGCTTCTTCATAATTCTCTCCAGCTAAGCCGGCACCAATTATTGCTGCCGTTGCATTGATTTCATTAAAGTCACCAATCATTTGCAAAGTATACTCACCAGCAATTGGAAGTTTCTTTGCCTTGTCAGTTACACACTCCAAGTCAAATTTAGTTTCAGCCATATCAGTCTCTACTGACTTAAAGCGAAAATCAATTGGACTCTTTAAATTTTTTGGACTTTCAAAATCACTTCTTGCAAATAAGTAAATACTATCTGGTTGAGTAGTAGTTGTTGCAGCTGCATAAACTTCTTGGAAGTGATCGGTCATCGCATTAATGATACATTTACGAGAATTTACCATTAATTGTAATTTACAATGCAAATAATCATCAAAGTTAGGATGTTCATTTGGTCCAATATGATCAGGACTAATATTTAAGAAAAATCCTAAATCATAGGTTAATCCAAATACACGGTTCTTTTTATAAGCTTGTGATGAAACTTCCATGACTAGGTGGGTCATTCCATTGTCAACTGCAGTTCTCATATCTCTAAACAGGTCTAAAGACTCAGGAGTGGTTAAGCTAGACTTAAAAGTGTCTTCAGGTTTAGGACCTACAACATCATCTACCGATGAAATTAAGGCAGTACGGCCACCATTAATTTTATCGAGCATCCCCTTCAAAAAGTAAGCAGAAGTAGTTTTTCCTTTGGTTCCAGTGAAGGCCACCACATATAAATCGTCTTGTGGAAATTGGAAAAAGGCTGCAGAAAGAAGTGCCATTGCCTTTGAAACATCACGCACAATCAAGGCATGCATTCCCTTTCCTTCTGGATAAGGTTGCTCAGCTACATAACAGATGGCTCCATTATCTTTAGCCATTGAAAGATAAGTTGGTCTAAAGCCTTGTCCTTTACAGAAAAATAGGGTATTAGTTTTAATATCACGTGAATCATATGAAATATAATCCATTTTTGTAGGAACAGCATCTTGAACAGCGCTTGACTTGAGCAAGTGGTGTTCTTTTAATATTAAAATACATGTGTTTAAAGAAATGCTAGATTCACTCATTTTTTCTCTCCAAAATTAAATCTTTTCAGCTTAAATTATACCACATCATTTTTGAGGAAGGGATTCTGTAATTTTTAAAGGTAAACTAATAATAAAACTTGTCAATTTTTGGTTTGACTGACAAGTTATAGTTCCCCCATGTAACGCTACGATACTTTGTGTAATGGCTAAACCAAGCCCTGTGCCACCAGTTTTAAGATTACGAGAAGATTCTACACGATAAAATCTTTCAAAAATTTTTTCTTGTTCTTTCTTAGGAATCGGAGTTCCGTTATTCTCTACTCGTAATTCAACTTGATCATTATTTACCTTATTTGCAATTAGAAAAATTTTAGTTGCCCCATGCCCATACTTTAGTGCATTCGAAATTAAGTTATTCAAAACCCGCACGATTTTTTTAGCATCTGCATCAATAGTTAAATCATTGGGCCGACAAGCAATTTCAAAAGTAACTTTCTTTTTTTCTGCTTCTAATTCAAATCCTGCAGCCACTTGTTCTAACATTGATTTCACGTGGAGTGGTG
This genomic window contains:
- the guaB gene encoding IMP dehydrogenase, giving the protein MSAWEDKFAKKGLTFDDVLLIPAESHILPNEVELGVELAPNLKLHLPLISAGMDTVTEAQMAIAMAENGGLGVIHKNLSIPAQAQEVVTVKSKTINKDLPHPSLDKNNRLLVAAAVGITSDTFERANGLIKAGVDAIVIDTAHGHSAGVLRKIAEIRKHFSDITLIAGNVATQSGAEALFEAGVDVVKVGIGPGSICTTRVVAGVGVPQITAIYDAAQAAKKYHKTIIADGGIKYSGDVVKALAAGGNAVMLGSMLSGTTEAPGTIFVNEGKKYKSYRGMGSIGAMSQQHGSSDRYFQGGVNEANKLVPEGIEALVPYKGDVSDIIYQIDGGLRAGMGYVGAKDIHELIEESQFVQITNAGLRESHPHDVQIAKSAPNYSNNIH
- a CDS encoding metal ABC transporter permease, whose amino-acid sequence is MVSYAFMRYAFLASTFIAITCGVVGVYVVARSYSFLAHTLSEIGFAGGAFAAFFGWQPLWGMLLFTLLGSLGVGELTLKTNQKESAISAISALFIGLGVLFLAISGENSRYATSILFGSIIGVDRSGVIQMVILSIIVLVLIAAVLGSLNYDSFDPIGAKSHHLNTGLVSIIFLIVLAMAVAIGSQIVGSLLVFILLTLPSSTARYLGRSIGSMTIWSIGIALFGVWVGLVLGYLTNLPVTFFISMIEVVIYLVAYFIHRLRK
- a CDS encoding metal ABC transporter ATP-binding protein; this translates as MKFEDKIVFKNVNFTLEKGSMTALLGANGTGKTTLIRILMGMIHPTSGKVTFSPDTKIGYVPQFRNLEADYPLSIKSFIELNTPLFKNKKIKERVNHILQETNLTEIQNTRMGEASGGQKQRAYLAQALINNPNFIILDEATASLDPNAKEELMALIKHLNEEHGITVLFTTHDIPLARKYMKDYLLFENKEMQAGKMANFNKEGSE
- a CDS encoding PTS fructose transporter subunit IIABC, with translation MKIEDLLSPDLMIMDLKATTQKEAIKEMADLEVAQGVVNNEDEFIKSIWARENESTTGIGEGIAMPHARNKYINRAAVLFAKSPKGIDYNALDGQPVHLFFMITAPAGADNTHLQALAKLSSLLINPDVVNALKAAKSPEEVIDIFKLAEAEKDAQDKADAEARKAAASKKDSTPDDKKKPLIVGVTACINGIAHTYMAQEALIKAGKKMGVDVRIETNGSEGVKDKLTPEEIKEAKGVIIASDKKVDMPRFNGKEVVIKPVVDGINHPKELIEDILENKAPIYHADSSASSSDDSGKEKQGVWATIYKHLMSGISHMLPFIIGGGILMAISFIVENYFAGGANNPAFIFLNNAGNMAFAFMVPVLAAYIAESIGDLPALMPGFVGGFMATVYGGAYGGTYTASVMGAKTASPSGFLGGLAAGFLAGYIMVLLKKIFAKLPKSVEGMKPMLLYPILGLLIIALLMYYIVNPIFSGINLAITHFLNSMGTANLAILTTVLAAMMAIDMGGPFNKAAYVFASGAFANDPKSVTAAILMAAVMVGGMVPPFATAIGTTFFKNKYTKEERRAGVSNWVLGFSFITEGAIPFAVADPGRVIPSCMIGSGIAGALVGIWHVGVPAPHGGFWVSPLATNIWGYFLSVIIGSILAGVIMSRWKKPVSEDPDE
- the pfkB gene encoding 1-phosphofructokinase; the protein is MIYTVTVNPALDYVMQLKKVNAGEVNRSNDCQFLAGGKGINVSQILNQLSVENTAWGFVGGFTGKELVRQLNVKKIESDFVTISDDTRVNVKIHAQKETEINAAGPKIDAQEITAFKARLDDLQEGDIVVLSGSLGPSLPTDFYKQLLPTIKEAGAQFAIDTTGEALLDTLEYKPLVIKPNHHELADLFHTTFSNNEEMLEAAKKLLKMGAQNVMISMAGDGGYLVTKDHVYHGTPAIGTAVNSVGAGDSMIAGFVGTYYKTKNPVEAFRMGMACGGATAFTEDIAVRSQIEATLPDIKVEEVE
- a CDS encoding DeoR/GlpR family DNA-binding transcription regulator; protein product: MLTEKRQQAIAAYINDKDICRVAELCKLTNSSESTIRRDLIEMEKRGLIVRVHGGARSVQNYSRDVEQQVRFNLNIDKKHRLAAYAAKKISSAEHLFLDAGTTIYEMINFLKDIPDLHVITNGVDTALACIDAGISTQILGGEIKQQTNAVIGSSTIKQMQAMNFSTAFIGANGLNKQGKFTTPDPSEAEIKQTAIIQAKRSFILMDDSKIGTSNFASLSNTENAVLITNQLSSKQKLLLPKELKFEEAK
- a CDS encoding aspartate/glutamate racemase family protein, whose amino-acid sequence is MKHFFSIIGGMGTLATESYVRLINHRIKAERDQDYLNYLLVNDAQVPDRTAYIMDHTKPNFFYDLKDDIENQSKLNPDFIIMVCNTAHYFYDDLAALTDVPFLHMMRIAVHNFVDNYPKEDKIGLIATEGSIYDHLYADELEKVGKKVELGGPEIQPMVNELIYSNIKEKGIVDKKLYHKILKTMHDKYNCNVILLGCTELSLAQEQAPDHPYNVIDPQSIIADVSIELAQNIRNGMDPKEATKKYLYK
- a CDS encoding UDP-N-acetylmuramoyl-L-alanyl-D-glutamate--2,6-diaminopimelate ligase → MSESSISLNTCILILKEHHLLKSSAVQDAVPTKMDYISYDSRDIKTNTLFFCKGQGFRPTYLSMAKDNGAICYVAEQPYPEGKGMHALIVRDVSKAMALLSAAFFQFPQDDLYVVAFTGTKGKTTSAYFLKGMLDKINGGRTALISSVDDVVGPKPEDTFKSSLTTPESLDLFRDMRTAVDNGMTHLVMEVSSQAYKKNRVFGLTYDLGFFLNISPDHIGPNEHPNFDDYLHCKLQLMVNSRKCIINAMTDHFQEVYAAATTTTQPDSIYLFARSDFESPKNLKSPIDFRFKSVETDMAETKFDLECVTDKAKKLPIAGEYTLQMIGDFNEINATAAIIGAGLAGENYEEAAKGIRHVTIPGRMETLPSKKHGTIVVDYAHNKASMMALMSFMRKEFNNPRIIVVVGAPGDKGVSRRPGFSESLTAYADKVFLTTDDPGFEDPLSIAEEIDAGIDHDKVDVEIELDREKAIHEAIELAGKDDVVLICGKGADPFQKIRGIDTPYPTDIKVAESILKELEKGED